The genomic segment TGCGGATATCTAAGTTTGTAGTATCGTAGTCTTTAAGGTATTTTTGAACTTTTATGATCAATTCTCTGTCGTGCGCTCTGTTTTCGTCTAACCAGAAAACTGCAGGAGTATCAGATAAACGAGCTCTGTTTACAGCAAGTTTAACCCAGTCCTGAATAGGAGCATCTTTTGCCTGACACATTCTGAAAATGTCATTTGTTTCAACGTTTTGTTCCATTAAAACATTTCCGTTTGCATCAACAACACGAACAACTCCATCAGCTTTCATTTGGAAAGTTTTGTCGTGAGATCCGTATTCTTCTGCTTTTTGAGCCATTAATCCAACGTTAGGAACACTTCCCATTGTTTTTGGATCAAAAGCACCGTGTTTTTTACAGAAATCGATAGTTGCTGTATAAACTCCAGCATAAGATCTATCTGGAATAACTGCGAATGTATCTTGAGCTTTTCCTTCTTTGTTCCACATTTGACCAGAAGTACGAATCATTGCCGGCATAGAAGCATCAACAATTACGTCTGAAGGAACGTGTAAGTTTGTAATTCCTTTATCAGAATTAACCATTGCTAAAGCAGGTCCGTTTGCAATTGCCTGATCGATAGCAGCTTCAACTTCTGCCTGCTCAGGTCTTCCGGCAATTTTAGCATAGATATCGCCTAACCCATTTCTAGTATCAACGTTTAATTCAGCAAATAAAGATGCGTATTTTTTGAAAACATCTGCAAAGTATACTTCAACGATAGCGCCAAAGATAATTGGATCAGAAACTTTCATCATTGTAGCTTTTAAGTGCACAGAAAGTAAAACTCCTGCAGCTTTAGCTTCAGCGATAACATCAGCAGCAAAAGCTTTTAATTTATTTACACTTAAAACAGAACTATCGATAATTTCACCTGCTTTAAGCGGAGTACTTGCTTTTAAGACAGTTGTAGTTCCGTCTTTAGCAACGAATTCAATTTTTACATCATTTGCTTCAGCAACAGTAAGTGATTTTTCACTTCCGTAGAAATCACCGCCTGACATAGAAGCTACCTTAGTTTTTGAGTCAGCAGACCATGCACCCATTGAGTGTGGATTAGCTTTTGCAAAGTTTTTAACCGCTCTTGGTGCTCTACGGTCAGAGTTTCCTTCACGTAAAACCGGGTTTACAGCAGAACCTAATACTTTTGCATATTTTGCTTTAATTTCCTTTTCAGCATCGTTTTGCGGATCTTCAGGATAATTTGGAACATTATAACCATGAGATTGTAATTCAGCAATAGCGGCTTTTAATTGCGGTACAGATGCTGAAATGTTTGGTAATTTGATAATGTTAGCTTCTGGCTGAGTTGCTAATTGACCAAGTTCTGCCAAAGCATCGCCTGTTTTTTGAGCATCTGTTAAAGACTCAGGAAAGTTAGATAAAATTCTTCCTGCTAAAGAGATGTCTCTGGTTTCGATAGCAATACCAGCTGTAGAAGTAAAAGCTTGAACAATAGGTAATAGAGAATAAGTCGCTAATAATGGCGCCTCATCAGTTAAGGTGTAAAAAATTTTTGAATTCTGTGTCATTTTTTCTTTTTTTTTATAATCGTGTCGTCACAAGAATGGCGATGTAAAAGGTATTTGTGAGCTCAAAAAAAGAGCGGAGCAAATATAATAAAAACAGTCCGAAAACGGTGTAGTTTTACTTTTAAATGAATGATTTATCAGATTGTTATTTCGTGCTCATTAAATTGTCAAATCGATGATTTTGCTATTAAAAAATTACAGTTTTAATACCGAGAACAAAAAAGGCATAAAAAAAACTCGTTTCAAATGATATGAAACGAGTTTTTTATAACAATTAGATAAATGATTAT from the Flavobacterium sp. genome contains:
- a CDS encoding NADP-dependent isocitrate dehydrogenase; protein product: MTQNSKIFYTLTDEAPLLATYSLLPIVQAFTSTAGIAIETRDISLAGRILSNFPESLTDAQKTGDALAELGQLATQPEANIIKLPNISASVPQLKAAIAELQSHGYNVPNYPEDPQNDAEKEIKAKYAKVLGSAVNPVLREGNSDRRAPRAVKNFAKANPHSMGAWSADSKTKVASMSGGDFYGSEKSLTVAEANDVKIEFVAKDGTTTVLKASTPLKAGEIIDSSVLSVNKLKAFAADVIAEAKAAGVLLSVHLKATMMKVSDPIIFGAIVEVYFADVFKKYASLFAELNVDTRNGLGDIYAKIAGRPEQAEVEAAIDQAIANGPALAMVNSDKGITNLHVPSDVIVDASMPAMIRTSGQMWNKEGKAQDTFAVIPDRSYAGVYTATIDFCKKHGAFDPKTMGSVPNVGLMAQKAEEYGSHDKTFQMKADGVVRVVDANGNVLMEQNVETNDIFRMCQAKDAPIQDWVKLAVNRARLSDTPAVFWLDENRAHDRELIIKVQKYLKDYDTTNLDIRILNPVAATEFTLDRIIKGLDTISVTGNVLRDYLTDLFPILELGTSAKMLSIVPLMNGGGLFETGAGGSAPKHVEQFTEEGYLRWDSLGEFLALGASLEHLGQTLDNSKAIVLSETLDQANDKFLANDKSPARKVGQIDNRGSHFYLAFYWAQALAAQTKDAELKAIFTPIAAEFEANEAKIDAELIGAQGKAQNIGGYYQPTPELVSKAMRPSETFNSIIAKIK